From a region of the Streptacidiphilus albus JL83 genome:
- a CDS encoding PIN domain-containing protein: MPTSCLVQAERERPGSADYFASLEALTFLPLDLAAAGAVGRATLPWPHAHAAHAASPDVDRPQGLPLLTDDTGVYHGLGIRTYPLQPPA, encoded by the coding sequence GTGCCCACCAGCTGCCTGGTCCAGGCCGAACGCGAACGCCCCGGCTCCGCCGACTACTTCGCCTCCCTCGAAGCGCTCACCTTCCTGCCCCTGGACCTGGCCGCCGCCGGTGCTGTCGGCCGCGCCACCCTGCCCTGGCCCCACGCCCATGCCGCACACGCCGCCTCACCCGATGTCGACCGGCCCCAGGGGCTGCCGCTGCTCACCGACGACACCGGCGTCTACCACGGCCTGGGCATCAGGACCTACCCGCTGCAACCGCCCGCCTGA